agcttagctttttgttaatccacctgtcgtgtcagattttgaaaatatgctttacagcgaaagcaatccaagcgtttgtgtaagtttatcgatcactagacaaaacattatggacacctagcatcaaagtagcttgGTCGAGAAAattagaaaagcaatcaaattaatcgcttacctttgatgctcttcggatgttttcactcacgagactcccagttacataataaatgttccttttgttccataaagattatttttatatccaaaatacctccgtttgtttggcacgttgtgttcagaaatccacaggctcgagtggTCACAACAACGCAGataaattccaaatagtatccgtaatgtccataGAAACGTATCAAATGTTTTTTATCATCAATCCTCAGGTTGATTTTAAagtatataatcgataatatatcaaccggcacTGTCtatttttcagtaggagagggagagtcaaTGGCTGCaccactctgttgcgcaagcaaaattcatgcgaacacccagctatccactacGCGATGTTATCTTGCTCGCTCATTTTTCACaaaaaaagcctgaaactatgtctaaagactgttgacaccttgaggaagcgataggaaagggaatctggttgatatccctttaaatggagcgaaggaaggctatggaacatggagctttcaaaatagaagccacttcctggttttattttcctcaggttttcgcttgcaatatcagttctgttatactcacagacaatatttcgacagttttggaaactttagagtgttttctatcctaatctgtcaattatatgcatattctagcatatgggcctgagaaataggccgtttactttgggaacgttctttttccaaacataaaaatagtgccccctagctgaaagaggttaaagtgttgtgttgtcccacttgtcgtgatgtgtgttttgtcctatgttttacgtttatttatttatttttaatcccagcccccatcccctcaggaggccttttgccttttggtaggccgtcattgtgaataagaatttgttctgaactgacttgcccagttaaataaaataaaatatcataTTCCTTCTATCAAATTCCTCTGTATCATATTCCTCTCCACCCTCCAACTCCCCCCCTGTTCTTCCTCAACTCCTCATCATTAAACACTCCCCAGATGTGAAAAGtcaacatgttgtgtttatacagTGTTGTACAGTATGCCTTAACAAAAATCAGAGTTAatatttttaattgtatttttaaatgCTTTGTTTTTTCATTGCATGCAAAAataccatctctccctccctccctactctctattaccCAGTCTACTCATCCATCTTCAAGCTTTCATCCCTTCCCTGCTCTTCTATCACCGTCTCAGTTCCACCTCCAGCtggctccctcttcctcttcttctccagtctcttcctctcctctctcctcatcttttctctcttcttctcctccttttcttgaatctttctctccatctccaagAATGCAGCTTGAGCTTTCTCTTTTTTAGCTCCTCATAACACTTCTTCTCTTTCTTAATCCTGTCTTTCATCATGTCATTATGTATCTTCATCAGCCCCTCTAACCTCTTTTTCTCTGCCTTTTCCTTCTctattctttccttctctctcattttctgttcgaacttctccctcttcttctcagCCTTCATGACTTtcttctgctctttctctctctccttcatctctttcttctccctctttttttgctcctcctccttctctttcatctcctttctctcttcatctttcAACTTCTTATTCAGTTTCTTATTTTTCTCTTTTTCCTCCATCTTCAAGAACGGGATTTTCTGCATTTGGTTCATGAGCAGAAAGCCCACTCTTCCCAGgatggtctctgctctctctgatgAAACCGTCCCATTGGAGCACTTGGAATGGGCACAATCCGCCTCACTCTTCAATCCCTCCCTCGGGCTCACCTCCTCAGTGACgctcctctcttcactctcaaTTTCAATTCCTATCCAATAATCCTAACAGGGAGACATTGACTCTAGATGTAAAATTGTTCCAGTGTGGCACATTCCATACACAATTGAGTGATCAACATACAATGACGGCCTCATTGGGAACACAATTTGGGGGACAGTAATTAAGGTCATTTGTTTTTTTGTATCCTCATTAGATTTTACAATACCTATAAATTTACTTCCTGGGTCCATACTAAAAGTAATACACATGTTAACCCTAGTGAGGGGTGATGTTTTATACTATTGCAAAGagcagcagggttggggtcaattccatttaaattccgaTCAATTCAGGAAGTTCTCTaaaattccaattctcttcaacgcattgaattgaaatggaactgaCCACCATCCCTGTAATGTAGTAGGGTGAAATACAACACCTACCTTTGCCTCTTCCAGGGTCCAGGGCCTGGGTTCCTCACCCTCTGAACTGCATGTGGAGGCTCCAACTCTAACAGGCATCTTAGTGACCACGCAGATCAGAGGGGTGGGCAGCTCATCATTGCGGGTTGCCAGAGTTAAGTTAGCATCTGAGAACAGCTGTTGAGCGTGAGGACAGATATCCACCTCCTCAGTAGTGCCCCTCCCTTTCTGATCTGGCTGCTTGTGGTCCTTGTCATGGATGCATGCCAGGCTTGGAGGAAGTGCATGGACAGGGCTTTTATCACCCATCATTTCCTCTCTCTTGACAGTGGATGCAACTGCACATGCCCCTATGTCAACTGAGCACTCTGTGGTGTTCTCAACGGTCTCCTCTGGGTGTTTGTGGTCAATGTGGGTCCAGGGCAGCCTTAGAGGCAGTGATGTGGGTGCAGGAGGACTTTTATCAGTCAAAAACTCGTCTTGGAGGACAGTAGATACGGAAGCGGCTACTTCACTGGCAACTGGACACTTGCTGGTGCCCTCTACTGCCGCCCCTGGCAGTTTGTAGTCAATGTCAATGACTGGTGGCAGGCATGGAGGCAGCACTGAAGGAAGAATTCTAGCTGCCCATCGGTTCTCTCTCTTGACAGTTGCTGTACCTGCAGTGTCCACTGTGGCAACTCGGCACTCCGTGGCTGAAACAGCAAGCTGGGATGTTTCCGGGACATTGAATGAATTGCCAATGAGCCGCTGAGCCAGTGGTGGGAGGGAGAAAGGATAGAATCTGTCCTCTTCCTTGATATTAGATATTGCCACTGGAGCAACTGAGACCTCAGTGGTTCCCTCTACTGTCTGCTGTGGTGGAATGGAGTCATCGTTAAAGAAGTGTGGCAGGTATCGATGCAGCTTTGAGGATAGATGTGTATCTGTCGATAAGTCCTCTCTTGTACCAGCAGATACATCTGCAGTGGCCTCTGTGGAACCTGGGCACTCAGCAGGGACAAAGTAGGAGAATACAATGAACCGCTGTGCATCCTGAGTGCGTATGGCCAATGGAGAGGGGGGATGCAACATGGTTGGTATAGGCCTCCGATTGGTGAAAGCCAGTGGTGGGAGGGAGTCAATACAGGGAGCCATGAACTCAGTGAGTGGACGGTTGGTCACATCTCTCACATTCTGCAGG
The genomic region above belongs to Oncorhynchus kisutch isolate 150728-3 linkage group LG16, Okis_V2, whole genome shotgun sequence and contains:
- the LOC116353983 gene encoding uncharacterized protein LOC116353983, with translation MEEDMEGSTLTQRRAECQLKEREIQTDYMMELGARLALVRQIQREQEKEMKRIWFETRKMPSLIEENVRDVTNRPLTEFMAPCIDSLPPLAFTNRRPIPTMLHPPSPLAIRTQDAQRFIVFSYFVPAECPGSTEATADVSAGTREDLSTDTHLSSKLHRYLPHFFNDDSIPPQQTVEGTTEVSVAPVAISNIKEEDRFYPFSLPPLAQRLIGNSFNVPETSQLAVSATECRVATVDTAGTATVKRENRWAARILPSVLPPCLPPVIDIDYKLPGAAVEGTSKCPVASEVAASVSTVLQDEFLTDKSPPAPTSLPLRLPWTHIDHKHPEETVENTTECSVDIGACAVASTVKREEMMGDKSPVHALPPSLACIHDKDHKQPDQKGRGTTEEVDICPHAQQLFSDANLTLATRNDELPTPLICVVTKMPVRVGASTCSSEGEEPRPWTLEEAKYGPRK